In Solenopsis invicta isolate M01_SB chromosome 1, UNIL_Sinv_3.0, whole genome shotgun sequence, one genomic interval encodes:
- the LOC113006170 gene encoding cell wall protein DAN4-like gives MPTPTTAATTTTMTTTTTSTSTAMPTTTMTSSEAAMTATTTMTTSSEAARTTMTSTAVAMTTTTTSSAAAVTTTMSSAAAATTSTATAMAADKATMSTAAAVPSATNLITINTADLQTIIYAAIAGMRTRGRGRGRGRGRGRGRAGRGRGRAQKRTVKMDIAPLRTTFTWTLPTWKMDIGYVVQSPFFTKHRGASK, from the exons atgcCAACACCGACGacggcagcgacgacgacgacgatgacaacgacgacgacgtcgacgtcgactgcgatgccgacgacgacgatgacgtcgTCTGAGGCAgcgatgacggcgacgacgacgatgacgacgtcgTCTGAAGCGGCGAGGACGACGATGACGTCAACTGCGGTGGCGATGACAACGACAACAACGTCGAGTGCAGCGGCGGTGACAACGACGATGTCATCTGCAGCGGCagcgacgacgtcgacagcgacGGCGATGGCAGCCGATAAAGCGACGATGTCGACGGCAGCAGCGGTGCCATCGGCCACGaatttaataactataaat actgCCGATTTGCAAACTATAATTTACGCCGCTATTGCGGGCATGCGTAcaagagggagaggaagaggacgtggaagaggacgaggaagaggaagagcagGAAGGGGTAGAGGCAGGG CACAGAAGAGAACCGTAAAAATGGACATAGCACCGCTGAGAACCACCTTCACGTGGACATTACCGACGTGGAAAATGGacattggctacgtagttcaaaGTCCATTTTTCACGAAACATAGAGGCGCTTCAAAATAA
- the LOC105203464 gene encoding uncharacterized protein LOC105203464 isoform X1, translated as MKKFAIFKQKEVMLQWMKLNPQVARGRLRTKGESRNEMTWKDWKMYVLKKETKRRNHGLGTGGGSPIKISFSSLEEDLLEFLTPESVGLSNIPQGGFDIAENVIELDLDDLQENKENQSSQKRLCKHLFLNANAGLETRSLIPQTMHIQEKPKIQSSSPKIIHIEEEQKSKSELSLQMINIQKEKLALKKDELDIQRQILEVQRSILVELQQMRKTVDTFGHLE; from the exons atgaaaaaatttgcaattttt AAGCAAAAGGAAGTAATGCTTCAATGGATGAAATTGAATCCACAAGTAGCAAGGGGAAGGTTACGTACTAAAGGAGAAAGTCGAAACGAAATG ACCTGGAAAGATTGGAAGATGTacgttttaaaaaaagagacaaaaCGAAGAAATCATGGTTTAGGAACGGGTGGAGGATCGCCAATAAAGATATCTTTCTCTTCTTTAGAAGAAGATTTATTAGAATTTCTGACTCCAGAATCTGTGGGTTTGTCTAATATTCCACAAGGGGGATTTGATATAGCTGAAAATGTCATAGAGCTAGATTTGGATGATCTGCAAGAAAATAAGGAAAACCAATCGTCACAGAAAAGATTGTGTAAACATCTGTTTTTAAACGCTAATGCAG gatTGGAAACACGATCACTGATACCTCAGACAATGCATATCCAAGAAAAACCAAAGATACAATCATCGTCGCCTAAGATAATTCACATAGAAGAGGAACAAAAATCAAAGTCGGAATTATCACTTCAAATGATTAATatccaaaaagaaaaattagcacTAAAAAAAGATGAGTTAGATATTCAACGGCAAATTTTGGAAGTGCAGCGATCAATACTGGTTGAATTACAGCAAATGAGGAAAACAGTGGATACATTTGGCCATTTAGAATAA
- the LOC105203464 gene encoding uncharacterized protein LOC105203464 isoform X4, with protein sequence MARTINADNIGPVKTGAEWLKTWKDWKMYVLKKETKRRNHGLGTGGGSPIKISFSSLEEDLLEFLTPESVGLSNIPQGGFDIAENVIELDLDDLQENKENQSSQKRLCKHLFLNANAGLETRSLIPQTMHIQEKPKIQSSSPKIIHIEEEQKSKSELSLQMINIQKEKLALKKDELDIQRQILEVQRSILVELQQMRKTVDTFGHLE encoded by the exons ATGGCACGCACAATAAATGCAGATAACATTGGTCCAGTAAAAACTGGTGCAGAATGGTTAAAG ACCTGGAAAGATTGGAAGATGTacgttttaaaaaaagagacaaaaCGAAGAAATCATGGTTTAGGAACGGGTGGAGGATCGCCAATAAAGATATCTTTCTCTTCTTTAGAAGAAGATTTATTAGAATTTCTGACTCCAGAATCTGTGGGTTTGTCTAATATTCCACAAGGGGGATTTGATATAGCTGAAAATGTCATAGAGCTAGATTTGGATGATCTGCAAGAAAATAAGGAAAACCAATCGTCACAGAAAAGATTGTGTAAACATCTGTTTTTAAACGCTAATGCAG gatTGGAAACACGATCACTGATACCTCAGACAATGCATATCCAAGAAAAACCAAAGATACAATCATCGTCGCCTAAGATAATTCACATAGAAGAGGAACAAAAATCAAAGTCGGAATTATCACTTCAAATGATTAATatccaaaaagaaaaattagcacTAAAAAAAGATGAGTTAGATATTCAACGGCAAATTTTGGAAGTGCAGCGATCAATACTGGTTGAATTACAGCAAATGAGGAAAACAGTGGATACATTTGGCCATTTAGAATAA
- the LOC105203464 gene encoding uncharacterized protein LOC105203464 isoform X2, whose translation MNVTQKQKEVMLQWMKLNPQVARGRLRTKGESRNEMTWKDWKMYVLKKETKRRNHGLGTGGGSPIKISFSSLEEDLLEFLTPESVGLSNIPQGGFDIAENVIELDLDDLQENKENQSSQKRLCKHLFLNANAGLETRSLIPQTMHIQEKPKIQSSSPKIIHIEEEQKSKSELSLQMINIQKEKLALKKDELDIQRQILEVQRSILVELQQMRKTVDTFGHLE comes from the exons atgaacgTCACACAGAAGCAAAAGGAAGTAATGCTTCAATGGATGAAATTGAATCCACAAGTAGCAAGGGGAAGGTTACGTACTAAAGGAGAAAGTCGAAACGAAATG ACCTGGAAAGATTGGAAGATGTacgttttaaaaaaagagacaaaaCGAAGAAATCATGGTTTAGGAACGGGTGGAGGATCGCCAATAAAGATATCTTTCTCTTCTTTAGAAGAAGATTTATTAGAATTTCTGACTCCAGAATCTGTGGGTTTGTCTAATATTCCACAAGGGGGATTTGATATAGCTGAAAATGTCATAGAGCTAGATTTGGATGATCTGCAAGAAAATAAGGAAAACCAATCGTCACAGAAAAGATTGTGTAAACATCTGTTTTTAAACGCTAATGCAG gatTGGAAACACGATCACTGATACCTCAGACAATGCATATCCAAGAAAAACCAAAGATACAATCATCGTCGCCTAAGATAATTCACATAGAAGAGGAACAAAAATCAAAGTCGGAATTATCACTTCAAATGATTAATatccaaaaagaaaaattagcacTAAAAAAAGATGAGTTAGATATTCAACGGCAAATTTTGGAAGTGCAGCGATCAATACTGGTTGAATTACAGCAAATGAGGAAAACAGTGGATACATTTGGCCATTTAGAATAA
- the LOC105203464 gene encoding uncharacterized protein LOC105203464 isoform X3, which yields MLQWMKLNPQVARGRLRTKGESRNEMTWKDWKMYVLKKETKRRNHGLGTGGGSPIKISFSSLEEDLLEFLTPESVGLSNIPQGGFDIAENVIELDLDDLQENKENQSSQKRLCKHLFLNANAGLETRSLIPQTMHIQEKPKIQSSSPKIIHIEEEQKSKSELSLQMINIQKEKLALKKDELDIQRQILEVQRSILVELQQMRKTVDTFGHLE from the exons ATGCTTCAATGGATGAAATTGAATCCACAAGTAGCAAGGGGAAGGTTACGTACTAAAGGAGAAAGTCGAAACGAAATG ACCTGGAAAGATTGGAAGATGTacgttttaaaaaaagagacaaaaCGAAGAAATCATGGTTTAGGAACGGGTGGAGGATCGCCAATAAAGATATCTTTCTCTTCTTTAGAAGAAGATTTATTAGAATTTCTGACTCCAGAATCTGTGGGTTTGTCTAATATTCCACAAGGGGGATTTGATATAGCTGAAAATGTCATAGAGCTAGATTTGGATGATCTGCAAGAAAATAAGGAAAACCAATCGTCACAGAAAAGATTGTGTAAACATCTGTTTTTAAACGCTAATGCAG gatTGGAAACACGATCACTGATACCTCAGACAATGCATATCCAAGAAAAACCAAAGATACAATCATCGTCGCCTAAGATAATTCACATAGAAGAGGAACAAAAATCAAAGTCGGAATTATCACTTCAAATGATTAATatccaaaaagaaaaattagcacTAAAAAAAGATGAGTTAGATATTCAACGGCAAATTTTGGAAGTGCAGCGATCAATACTGGTTGAATTACAGCAAATGAGGAAAACAGTGGATACATTTGGCCATTTAGAATAA